A section of the Leptotrichia buccalis C-1013-b genome encodes:
- the rplI gene encoding 50S ribosomal protein L9, producing the protein MKIKVILKETIKGVGKKDEIVEVKDGYANNFLLNKNKAILATPENINKLKARNEKIKKNHDKDVKNANELKEQLASKEIVLKVKAGENNKVFGSIGAKEIVEALKEQLNITIDKKKVSASAKLKEIGVHNVELKLHSEVKAVLKVRVEAK; encoded by the coding sequence ATGAAAATTAAAGTGATTTTGAAGGAAACTATAAAAGGTGTAGGGAAAAAAGATGAAATTGTAGAAGTGAAAGATGGATATGCAAATAACTTTTTATTGAACAAAAATAAAGCCATACTTGCAACTCCTGAAAATATTAACAAATTAAAGGCAAGAAATGAAAAAATTAAAAAAAATCACGATAAAGATGTAAAAAATGCAAATGAATTAAAGGAACAGCTAGCTTCAAAAGAAATTGTGCTAAAAGTGAAAGCTGGAGAAAATAATAAAGTGTTTGGTTCAATTGGAGCAAAGGAAATTGTGGAAGCATTGAAAGAGCAGTTGAATATTACAATTGACAAGAAAAAAGTTTCCGCAAGTGCAAAATTGAAGGAAATTGGAGTGCATAATGTAGAACTAAAGCTTCATTCTGAAGTAAAAGCAGTATTAAAGGTTAGAGTGGAAGCTAAATAG
- the dnaB gene encoding replicative DNA helicase — translation MALYNSEDEEDRGSPFSIKAEEALLGSIFINPNVMGDIVDVITAEDFYKNNYKLIFSEMVKAYNNGKIIDVLLIIESLKKNEVMEEVGGEDIIYDLTEVVPTAANAVNYAQIIKEKSIQRQLITIGEKIVKMAMRGYENIDAMLDKSESMIFKIAESKQKKDIVPLADLVQVKISHLDSYTENKGKITGISSGFSRFDNITSGFHGSDLLILAARPAMGKTAFALNLATNVAKQGKSVLVYSLEMGNEQLFDRLIASESKIRLKSLKDSTLTSEELISMGNGLGRLSELPIYISDSSSVTMLDIKATARRLKSEGKLDFMLIDYLQLISPAENSRKSREQEISEISRSLKILAKELNIPIVTLSQLSRGVEQRVDKRPILSDLRESGAIEQDADMVMFLYREKYYNKDTATEVDNVNIPSKYTQNFEETQKEDKSEMEKVELIIGKHRSGPTGTIELGFRPSYQQFVNVVDDEFAPSPE, via the coding sequence ATGGCATTGTATAATTCAGAAGATGAAGAAGACAGAGGCAGTCCCTTTAGCATAAAAGCGGAAGAAGCATTACTTGGGTCAATTTTTATAAATCCCAATGTTATGGGAGATATTGTTGACGTTATAACGGCAGAAGATTTTTATAAAAACAATTATAAATTAATTTTTTCTGAAATGGTAAAAGCCTACAACAATGGCAAAATCATTGATGTCCTGTTAATAATTGAGTCCTTGAAAAAAAATGAAGTAATGGAGGAAGTTGGAGGCGAGGACATTATTTATGATTTAACGGAAGTAGTGCCGACCGCAGCAAATGCAGTTAATTATGCTCAAATTATAAAAGAAAAGTCAATACAGCGACAATTAATCACCATTGGAGAAAAAATTGTAAAAATGGCTATGCGTGGTTATGAAAATATCGATGCCATGCTTGACAAGTCTGAAAGTATGATTTTTAAAATAGCAGAATCCAAACAGAAAAAAGATATTGTCCCTTTGGCAGATTTAGTTCAAGTTAAAATCTCACATCTGGATAGCTATACAGAAAATAAAGGAAAAATAACTGGAATTTCTTCCGGATTCAGCAGATTTGACAATATAACAAGCGGATTTCATGGTTCTGACTTATTAATTCTTGCGGCACGTCCAGCTATGGGGAAAACCGCTTTTGCCTTAAATCTGGCAACAAATGTGGCAAAGCAGGGAAAAAGCGTACTCGTTTACAGTCTGGAAATGGGAAATGAACAACTTTTTGACAGACTTATAGCAAGTGAGTCTAAAATACGTTTAAAATCCCTAAAAGACAGCACACTGACATCTGAAGAACTAATAAGTATGGGAAACGGTCTTGGACGGCTTTCTGAACTTCCAATTTATATTTCAGATTCATCAAGTGTAACTATGCTGGATATAAAAGCTACGGCAAGAAGATTAAAATCTGAAGGAAAACTGGATTTTATGCTAATTGATTACCTTCAGTTAATAAGTCCTGCAGAAAATTCAAGAAAAAGCCGTGAACAGGAAATATCTGAAATTTCGCGTTCTTTAAAAATATTGGCAAAAGAGCTTAACATACCAATTGTAACACTTTCGCAATTATCCCGTGGAGTAGAGCAGAGAGTGGATAAAAGACCAATTTTGTCAGATTTGCGGGAATCAGGAGCTATCGAGCAAGATGCAGATATGGTAATGTTTTTATACCGTGAAAAATATTATAATAAGGACACTGCTACAGAAGTGGACAATGTAAATATTCCAAGTAAATATACACAAAATTTTGAAGAAACACAAAAAGAAGATA